The Glycine max cultivar Williams 82 chromosome 3, Glycine_max_v4.0, whole genome shotgun sequence sequence gaattattattttttatttataagaaataaagataatattaaaagatTTGTAACATTCATGCATATTGTTCAATCAACTGAATCATACTctcttgataaattaattatgtttagatattattttaattaatttctatataaacattaatagaagaagatgaaagtaaaatgaatcaaacatttttcataaattaaaatatgtatggCTCAACTTTTAgataaattagattaaaaaaacttCCATTATAGTTGAAGtatacatgttgattttaactaatatttttttttattttttctcttataaatattgataggaaattttatccaaattagatctagtttaatttatatgaaaaaatatctataagctacgaaatagaaaaaagatatattagTGAATGGTCCTAACAAATTTGttgattaattttcttttaaaatattcactTTTAAGCTTCATACTTACGTGTTCTATTTTAAactgttccttttttttatgactCTTGCTAATCCACCATTGTCGAAAACCCcaaaaaactcaataaaaatgGATGCAATTTCCATTGTTTCTTTCGCTTTTATTGACTGCATGGATTACTCCATGATTGCTATTTTCATCATAACCACCAACAAATTAGAGGCAATATAATATACTGTTATTGTATTATTAGATAGTCTTCTCCTTGCACTGTAAGAAAGCAGATACCCCCACTTTGCAAGCTCCATATCCCACATGTCGAATTTCCCATACCGAATTGTTCAATAGATATGCCAATTACATCACTCTGATGCAAGGCATTGGTATCCACTATACAGGCAATGTGGACATTACCATTCAGTTACTAGCCTATTACTTTTACTTCCGATTTTGACGTCCCCAAAAATCAACTTGAGGGTGGTAGTGGATATAGATGAGGTTTCTCAGTCAAGAGGCCAAGTCTTGAACAAAACATTTCCATGGAAAAGGGTGTCCTTCGCTTAGCTACTAGAATTCTATGCTGAAAAATTGTCATCATGAATTATAAATCAACTCCTATACGATATTCATTCTTAAGAATAAGAATCCTCGGTTTATTTTCGGTTCATTAAatgttcttatataaaaaaaacatatcttatattttattgtggcttaaaaccattttttcccctatagttttattattgtgtaattttagtctctcaaatttttttattacacatttgattcattatatttttaaattagcaaTTTTGGTTCATCTTCCGTCTACTTTAAGTTTTAAACAAACATGTTAGTAATGGTGGGCACTAACATATAGCCATTAATGTTAAGGTGACCGTCTAACATATATGCTAACTTATGTGCTAATGTGGCACTTGGGACCGAGAGACCCACTTATCGGCCTAAGGACCAAATTTGAGGATTTGCATTGCAAAAGGTTGGttgttgtttcatgtatttccattattattttttacatttattatattttggaaTGTGTATTTTGAAATAGACTTTTCCGAATATAATGAAAAGTgtaaaaaacaataatgtaaGTGCAGAGAGTTTTAACCCAAAAGGCTCACTAAGCCCAAATTTATGGGTCCACAGCTACACCTACCTCATGCTTGTCAAAAAgctttaaaaacattttgataAGTAAACAAGACCAAAAATTGGGgactaaaacattttaaatactctataaaaatacacaaaaattttgcttaaaaaaaaaacacacgcAACAATCACTAGTAcgggtaaaataaaatatcattcttaataataaaaacatctcttactatattttcttttttcttaattaacatgcaatattattattattattattattattattattattattattattattattattattattattatctaatagttattatatattttttctttcaatttctattttatttaaaacaaaaaaattatttgcaatACTCCAAAGTTTTGCTCTAAGAGGAAAGTACAAAAAACATTGAAGAGGTTGGCTTGCTatcatacaaataaataaaccttGGGCCTGCTGGCCACGTACGTCTGCTTTTATATACTTTGAAAACGTAAAAGAAAGAAGTTTCAAAGTAATAAAATGATGGAAATCCACTTGCAAATGATTGGTTCAAAGTGCGTTGGAGCACTTGGTTTGTTTTCATAATGAGAGAAACTATGGCTGATGAGTCTGAGTTTTGGCAGCATACACAATGTGGGAGACACTCTTTTCCCATCCATGCTCACCTGAAAGCCTACAACAAATCTTGAGTCAAACCACTTCTTCCCAAAATAGGaaactatttcattttcttttcaaatcagAAATAGAGAAACTGGTGAGGTCATTTCCCCAATCCAATCCTCATTAGTCATTAGATACTATAGAAATTTCGCCTTAAACTAATGAGTACATTAGAAATTTCTAAGGATCACTATAAGTTTGAGGGGGAAAGGTGCAATTCCCACTTTCAAAAACAATTGAACGTTATTGCAGGTTGTCAATTTGTACGAGTTTTCAAGTCAGAATCCaatcttcattttttatgaGGAAAGGGGGAGTTATTCATTTAGGTAGTTGTCCCTAATAgttcatatttataattaagaatttatttttcattattagtaatatttagtataaagtttttttatactataaaCCAAGTAGAAATTACTATGaatgagttttaaaataatttgtaaagaaTTCAAATATCACCAtctatagaagaagaaaaaaacgtaTTATTTTGTAACTAATAGTGGTTGGTAtgtagaatgattttttttttcttcaaaaaataaatgatgttCTCTATTAGAAGCAATCCTTCTATCTTCCATACCCTCTGCATTAACTACTGAGGCAGTCTGTTCCATGCTTTTTATATGCCTTGCCTGCATATTATATGAGAATACAATGTTAATTAGTTTCATTCCACTTCCTGGAATAAGTTATATTATgcagttttgttagttttgaaaATTCTTATATCATCATGACACTTGGTAGACCAAAATAAAAGCAACTAGGCTCCATTATAACATGgtcttaaaaaaatgtgatcaATCTTGCATTGAAATGATTACATAGTTTATAGCATGGTTGCTTCAGTGCTGGATCATCGGTTGATGCTGGAGGCTCCTGTCCAAATATCATCTCACAACTCATGTCGTCAAAATCTGCaaatcaaaagataaaataaaacaatcagATTGTACACATCCATTAGCAGATGTTAGTGGGATTAatataatcattcaattatAGGAATTTCCCTTGTCCAATACGAGGTCCTGTGCACATTTCACCAACTAATTCATATATACAAAAATGACAATCATTAATTTAATGTTGGCATGGCCATCATGATACAATTTCAGTTCTTTGGTTAACAGATGGTGGGTTCATGAGAATCAAGATGTTATTCATGGAAAATAACACTACCAATGAGCAATGAAGTCTGACTTACGGTTATTATATATTTAGGCATAACTTCTTTATCAAAAACAtgcaatatatatttcatttatctGTGTTCTGGTTTTCTCAACTGAGCTTGGAAGGGTTTATTTGCAATTTTGCATCTGAGTGGTATGTGCATGGGGTCCTCCATTGAAATGATGAGGCTGACCCCCACGATCTAGTGGAGGCTTGTAGAGGTCATGATACTCCTTCGAGTatgaaatttattctttttgttcatattttttggTGGGCTTTCCAAAAGAGATAATCTTAGATATGTTTTTCTTCAGCATTGTCCTGTTccatttagtttttttcttcttattttgacGGCAAAACAGATGACACTTTGCCAACATCGATCAGAAACtctgtttaaataaaaaagttaatgacatatatacaaatataataatgagTTATGTAAAAACTTGCCTATCAACTGattaaacatatttataaatatgatttttaagataattaataatcaatacACTTgctatacataataatttataattaaatatacactCTTAAATCATAacctattttttcatataataaacTATCTCAAAATAGAGGAATTATTATATAGAACATAACCAATTACGTGTCCATGAACAACTCAACTACGTGTCCCGTGAATAAGAACTATGGAACATGTGTTGATTCTCAaccatataataatttctcaatagaattatttaatttccacaataatatcatataaaattaaattatgctGCAGTAAACtggttgaaacttgaaaattaatgaaataaattggTGCTTCAAAAGGAGAACTGTGCTCAtgcaataatatatattgtttatacTTACTGGGCACCATGTTGACTGGCATCCCCAGAGTGTCCTTTATAAACGATTGAGATGGCATTTTGCAGAGATTAATACACATCCCTACACAATTTGTCTCCTCTAAAAACCTGCACAgattgttatttaataaatttaagagGGTAATGTTAGGTTACTTGGGTGAAATGATGAAAACGATAGATAAAATGAGAATATTAATCAACAAGCATTCAATAAATACcagttacaaaataatatacaaaaattttatattaaaaattaaataatttaattgaaatacctAATTGCAAAGGTTTTATACACTATTATCTATTCATGAATttccatataattaaaaattattatttttataataattattttaaagttacattttaagataatttttagttgattgataatataaaaatctttaaattaacaatataataaaattaaattcaaaattgtaatatatatatatacacgtgtgtgtgtgtgttaatagtgttaaaaactataattaaaaaataatctaatttgaatgtttaattagtattgGTAAGTATTCTCCGTATAATAATCATGATGATTTTggtattgacaaaaaaaattgattctgaTCATGATAATAATTATTGGAATAGAGAATAGAATGTTTGGAGGGAAGCTCAATCATCTTGGCATATTGTGTGTCGCCAGAATGTGCCTTAGGTGGGTGAATTGGGGACCATTTTCTGTTAAAAGATGTACATAATATAAAtgggaaaagaataaaaaagaaaactaaactaATTGACCTCTGATTCTCTCACCTATCCACGATGAAATTAATGAGGTTAatccttttgaattttttttaattcataggtCGGAAAGTAAAAGGGCGTCCCCATACTATGGTCAAGTAGGttatttatatagtttttatattattttaagatcatatgtatgtatgttatCATATTCAATTCTAAATCAGAGTCAAACTAGATAGAATCATAGTATATAAGATAActttttctctaaaaatatatatatatatatatatatatatatatatatatatatatatatatatatatatatatatatatatatataattctctattaggttaaattaaaacaactcTAGTTAGTTAGTTTATGCAGTCAATTGCTTATCGATTTGTAATTAGATTCAAGTACAACTTTatgtactttaaaaaaaaaggttttataatttttttataaagattttttGTCAACTCTGATTTATTCTTCAACTCAATTACTCTGTTTGCTTTCATTAAAAAGGATAAAACTTGagcttaatttatttaatattgatgTTGTTTGTTTTCCAACTCAATTACTCTTTCTTTACCTTCattaaaaaagacaaaacttaagtttaatctatttaatactgattttttctttttaagctaagcctaatattttttttaaagccaAACCTATCCTACAAGTATGCTTTCAAAAAAGTCTAACCCAACttgaaaacttatttaaaagcTTGATTGAAGCAAAGTTGATGATACTTTGACTTAGATCaaagtgaaaatattttgaCTGGGATCAAGCTGAGGATATTTTGATCAATATTAAGGTAAAAATACTTTGTCCAATATCAAAttgaaattacttttaaaattctttGACCAAAACGTAGTTAAAATACTCTAGTTGGGGTTAAATTGAAAATACTTTCATCAAAATCGAGTTAAAAAtctatcaaaacaaaataaaagtatttttgtggacatttgagaaaaagaaaatctgtTGAAATAGTCATAATTTATGATTGGCCCCCCTTAGGTCCCGGCACAACTCCCTTACTAAGTGAGCTGAGTGAATTGGAATCTTTTAAACCATGTTATCAggtaggtaaaaaaaattagtatcatTATAGCAAGTCAAGTGAGTTTTTTTTAGGCAATAAGCCAAGTGAGTTAACTTTAGGATTTATGGCAAAAATAACACCTCCGGTTGTGACTATGATAACCTCTCCTTGGTAGTTAATATTCATTTTGAATGATCTCAACGAGGATTCATTTAACATGATGACCTAGATCAATAATTCAACAATTctctctttacttttctttttcttaaatttaaaggTCTCCTCATTGGATTTTTAATCAAGTTTCTACTTGAGAAATAAGTGTGGGAAAAAAAATCAGACTCTTTTCTTTGAAGTTCAACTCCCTCATGAGAGTCCACGAATGTTGATTCTTTTAGCTTACAACGCACAATAACATCCAACAATACAAACTagtatatataagtaataaCTAATGTCTCAATTGTtgaccaggaaaaaaaaaaaaaaaaaaaagctacagTTTCAATTTTTTACCTCGGAAGGCCCGACTAACCAAGCAAAGAACAAAGTGGTGAAAACGGCAAAATATTCCCTTGAGAGTTTAGATGGTGGTAGCAGTGTCTTTATCTGCCATTGGTCATATACAACAACAACTTATTCATTGTTGAAAATTACAATGCTCAagcattaatttaattaaaaaataaaagtaaaacacAAAGCATAATTAGAAATAGGCATTTGCCACAAAATAAGCAGAAATATAATAAactgagagagaaaaaaagggcAACTTTTACAGAGCAAATTAACGAGGAAAACTTTTATTGTATCTTTTGTAACTTTATTATCGTTAATTTTTCTAGTTGCTGTAATTAGGACGATAACTTTAACAAATCATAGATCCAAATCATGGTTATTAATCTAAAAGACATAAAGGTACAACTAAGATACAATCACAATTTTcctcattagaaaaaaaaaaatagaattgagAAGTTGCGGTCAAGACAAGACAGAAAGCACAAGAAGATCAAAACATTCAAATCAAAATTCTAATACCATGACTAATAGTAATGAGTAATGAACTCACCAATGAAAGTATTGGCTTTGGGAAGGCTCTGTGAAGAGCTTGAATGATAACCTCTTGCTGCTGAATAGGATCAAATTTCATTTTAGCCACAGTAGCTGCCTCAACCAAGCTCTCATACCCACTCTTATTGTTACCGAGTCCTGCAAATTAAGGAACcaaactaaaacaaattttctccttagaaataaacaacaaaaagttGACAAAAGGGTTATTAAGAACCCGTGGCTTCTTGAACGCTTTTTGAAAGATGGTGTATTGCTAAACGATCAAACAAGTTATCTTTGTAGGCATTAGTTTTTCTTGTTTCTCCTGTGATGTTGTCTGAGGGTGTTCTGAGCATTGCAACCACACAAGGATGTTCTGGCTTACGTTTGATGGGGTTCCAGTGAGTTAAACATAGTGCTGAACTCTTCTTGGTAAGGCTAAAACAATTTCTATCCATTTGTGAATATTGTTATGAGTTTCAAGTGAGAGACAAATAGGGAAGTGAGAGAGGCACATATAAGAACAAAGAGTCTGTGAGTAGCATGTTCACACACGGTTCGTGATCTAGATTCCGGTCTTAGCAGTTGCTTAGAATATTAGATGCTTTCTTCTGTCGGCTTCGGGTTATACTTATATCCATATTACACAATACAATGAATACATCctcttatattaaatttgttgacACTGTAATCAAACTTATCCCGATgtctaaaacaaataaacacaaaattcctcctgataaattatgtaaaattttgatATTGGTAAAAAACTTggtgattttaattaaaaaaattaagagataatTGTTTACTTTTAAAAGTGAAGAAACttcttgaaaaatgaaaattgaaattagattaTGTCCAAAATAGAAAGACTGAGGGACGAGGGTACAGTTAAACTAATATAGTTTTTTCTGTTTCTATAAAACAAGTTTATTAACCCACACATACGGACATTTAGACTTTACCATGCCAccacgtgtttttttttttttcttgttgaaaAATGAACATTTATCGAATAGAAAGTACTATTCTTTGCCTAACATACTAACTATCCATTATTCCTGTCATCATAACCTCAACCGGGAAACCGCCTTCCAACTGGACAAACTGCAAACGGACTACAATGAATGCATCACAAAAATGCCCTTGGTCTGTATGATTCAAACTCTTAAGGTTTTCATCCTCAATAGTTCAATTGATGCAGAATTTATTCCAGAGGAAACAATTGATGCAGAATTTATTCCAGAGGAAAGGAGATGCAGACCAGCCCTTAAAGCTTGAGAAATACAGGCACCACTGAGCCAGCGTATACGTATATTAGTCAATAAAATTATGGAGAATTGTTAACTTAGtctatgaaattattaaattgtttaaaatagATCTAAACTTTTAATACAACTTTTTGTGAACATTGACCCAAGTTTGTAGATCTATCCCCACTCTTATTGACCCTTAAGTTTGTAGATCTGTTGAGCTTTGAGAAATACAGGCACCACTGTTCTTGATTTGGTCACTAATTTTGGCTGAACACTTGTAGAAAATGCTCAATGGTCACTTAGTCTATGAAAATGTTCATATTTTGAATAGTAATGCAAAGTTCTAAAATTCAGAAAAATCCATTGAGCATTTTCTCTAAGTGTTCAGCCAAAATCAGTGACCAAACCATGAACAGGCTTGCTTACACCATTCAGCACAACTCGGTGCAAAGAACATTCATACGTTGATATTCCCAGTTCACTAAATCACTGAGAGTTATCATTTAGCAAAggtcaattaaaataaaaacaagccaATATCAGTGAGATAAATGGCCAGAAAAAACAACTAAATCAAACACCGAAGCTAATACAAAGAACTCTTAAAATCCAACAGCGTTACAATTCCAGGAGTATCACAACAGGCAAGTTAAAAGCCAATAGAATGACCATTTACACAATAACATCAACATCTGTTCTTAAACAGTAGCAAAGGCCTACTACACTTACTAACACTACATAAACATAAAGAAACACATAATAGGAGAAGCAAAGAGGCGTTTGATTTTCATTCTTTGGCCGCTTTGTTGATCAAAGACTTGTGAATGTGAGGGATGACACCACCGCCAGCAATGGTCCCTTTGATGAGGGTATCAAGTTCTTCATCTCCCCTGATAGCAAGTTGCAAGTGCCTTGGTGTGATCCTCTTCACCTTAAGATCTTTGCTAGCATTCCCTGCCAGCTCCAGCACCTCAGCAGTCAGATATTCCAGAATGGAGGCCAAGTACACAGCAGCAGTCGCCCCCACACGTCCATTTGCTTGCACCCTTTGCTTCAACTGCCTGTGGATACGTCCCACAGGAAACTACATCCAACAAAACCAAAACAACCAAATCTATGCatcaaaaaatttcaacaaaagtACTAGAGTTGGCATAGTTGTGGAAAGTTTAAAAgtttagtgtgtttggattgtCATTTCAAAGGCATCAAATATACATTTACACTTTCCAAAGCACAAAAGCAACAACACTTGTGAATTGAAGAAAAAGGTGAGTTAAATTCAAGGGAACTGTAACCCAAGTACACACTTGGGTGAGATCTTAAGTTCAAACTTCATCATCGACCCTATAAACTAACAATTCAAAAGCGTCTTGATTGTTCCCAAAAgcttaaattttgagaaaacaaTCAACTTCTCTTTAGATCCTTAAAATAATTTGAGCCAAGTCAGgcacttaaaagaaaaaatcctttcaaatcctatttttttcattcacaagaCTCAAGTTTGAGACTTTATTGTCACTTGAACTAACAGGCttctgtaaaaataatttttttaaaaaaaacttcctCACGAaattgaccaaaaaaaaaaatttacgcCTCACGGTAATTTACATTATCTGGCACAATTCTGAGCAATTACTATCACCAGTTGAGAATTCataatgaaaacaacaaaaggttCTTGCTTTATGG is a genomic window containing:
- the LOC100807862 gene encoding histone H2A variant 1, with protein sequence MAGKGGKGLVAGKTTAANKDKDKDKKRPVSRSSRAGIQFPVGRIHRQLKQRVQANGRVGATAAVYLASILEYLTAEVLELAGNASKDLKVKRITPRHLQLAIRGDEELDTLIKGTIAGGGVIPHIHKSLINKAAKE
- the LOC100813404 gene encoding LOW QUALITY PROTEIN: beta-carotene isomerase D27, chloroplastic (The sequence of the model RefSeq protein was modified relative to this genomic sequence to represent the inferred CDS: substituted 1 base at 1 genomic stop codon), giving the protein MDRNCFSLTKKSSALCLTHWNPIKRKPEHPCVVAMLRTPSDNITGETRKTNAYKDNLFDRLAIHHLSKSVQEATGLGNNKSGYESLVEAATVAKMKFDPIQQQEVIIQALHRAFPKPILSLIKTLLPPSKLSREYFAVFTTLFFAWLVGPSEVRESEXPNITLLNLLNNNLCRFLEETNCVGMCINLCKMPSQSFIKDTLGMPVNMVPNFDDMSCEMIFGQEPPASTDDPALKQPCYKLCKAYKKHGTDCLSS